A segment of the Anopheles cruzii chromosome 2, idAnoCruzAS_RS32_06, whole genome shotgun sequence genome:
ctgctggtggtgcatcAACTGCGGAGCTCAATCTCCGTTGCACTTGATGCAGATCGCAAACCGGAGGCCGATAGCGGGACGGTGTAACGTGGAGTGCAACACCGCTGCGGCGTCGTTAGCATATCTTTTCGATCCCTATCCGCGGGCCGAATTTCGCAACATCTATTTATAGAAACGAGAATAAAACAGTGGAAAAATGCGACAAAAGTGCAGGCGACAAGCGTGGGTGGGTCTCCAATCTGGCACGATCGCCATCAGACCGTGACCGCGACCGTGAACTTAGTTTAGCGTCAACATTCGCATAAAGACCGCATGATTTGGTATGGCATGGGTCGCTATCGATGTCCACCGGAAAATGACAAACAACAATATATGTGCCGATCAGTGTTGGTTTTCAGAGGGTTTGTGCTTGTTTGAGTACTGTTAGAGTTAATTTCATACTTAATAACTTAATTGGGCTCAACCGCTGTTAACATTTTTAATGTTATTCATTATCGCAATATTGGTGACGTACAAActaaacaccttttttaagctcctcttgtttttttctctcgtgaTATGAAGTGCTCAAACATTTAaggattaaaattttaaatattaagCATTTTAAATAAGTCAATAGAGTCCTAACCGCCGTCACTAGCGCCCCTGGCGGATCTGTCGGGAACTGGGgctcacacgcacaccaatCCCCTGAGAAAAGCCGGGTACAAAGAGAATGAAAGTGACAGATAGAAAGAACATTTTTGAGCACTTCACGAGAGACTGCGAAGATTATTTTTGcgataataataaacaagtgGGTTTTAAATTGCAATAATCCTGCTGATAAGCACTGTTAGCCGGCTAACTCAGGGCACACATCCGAACAAACCCGTAAGTTAGTCGCTGCGCTCCGTCGTACCGAAAAGAACGGTGCCGGTAAAATGGCTTCGATAAACTTGAGGGCACCGCGAACTTCTAACGCCACCGATTTCCTAATTTTGCGCTTGCTTTGGAGTGTGGTAAAAGCCCCAAAGTTGCGCGAGGAGATCCTGCGTTGGGTATGGATTGCCTTCGCGGTGGTACTGACTACGAAAATACCATCTCGAGAGTCAGAGAGCCAGAATCTGGGAGGAAACAAAACCATTCCTCACTCTATCGTCGATGCGTTCAAAAGTGACGCACAGTTGTGGGAGATGTATCTCTTCTGGGGACAATTGGCGTCGTCTGTGATTTGGTTTTTCGTGGTTTGGTGTAAGGTAAGATTGCTAACATGTCGGATGCCGGAAACGTATATTGATGTGGCTTTCTCTACTATTTCAGAACCAACATTTGACCGTGCTTTTCGTAGCTCTGTTCAAACCACATTGGCTCATGACTTGCGTCTGCTACGGGATCGCTTTAATCAACCATGTTTATTCGAGACCTGCATTCTGGTTTCTATCTGGCTTTATACTATTATCATCTTTTATCTTGGATCTTATTACCAACCTTCCCCAGATAGTAATGAGTAAGTCTAATCTGACGATTAACGATCAACTGATCAGCGCGTTGGGAAATGTGCCAAAACGGCAACGTTGAACGTATGTAAAACACTACACCATTATCTATCCACAGCAAGTGCAGTAACAGTTACAGGAGTGGTAGTTGTTTGGGCCGGTTACAATAACAAAGTGGGCCTGGACGGAATCGTCCTCTTATTAGGATTATGTGAGTAAACAACATAATAATCGATTAAACCGTACTCTTTTCTCAATGCTTGTGTTCTCTTTCGACCAGGCTTTACTTGGGACTCCTTCAAGATAGTTAAAACGTATGGTCGTATAATTGCCGCAAGACGAGAACGCATCCGCTGAACTGAGAGGTACAACAGTTCTGTCACCAGGAGGAAGTTGGTTTAGTTAAGGCAAAcacgttttttatgtttctagAATTATGTTACTCTAATACACCGCTGGTCAATTGTACTGACCGTTTTGTATGCATCCtggcatttgttttttttatataatttaCACCATCCATCCAGAGTTTTTATCCAGACCGATGACCGATCGGCGGTAATCGGTTGTCGAAGGACAACACTTTCCACAGGCATTATCAACATTAACGAGAACCAGTTCCCACTCGCGAAGAGTGAATATCCTGTTTGCTGCAGTCACGTGACAGTGGCCATTTTTTACTCCTTACATATGCCGCTATTCTCCTTCTAGCACCCCACCAGCTTGTCCAGTATCGTTGAGAATGCATTATTGATTTCCGGCGCCCTGCGTTCGATCGATACGGAACATAATTGTTCGCTTCGGTTCCCCGCAACCAGTTGGTCGGATTTGACAGCACCTGCCACCAAAAACGTCATCGATTCCGATCCGCTTGACCGCCTCCGGGCTCACGCACGTAATTCGGAGGCTTGGTTCCGACTGTCGTGGGATTACCGTCGTTCGATTCTTACCCGTGATCAGTCGGACGAGTGCATCTGCACTCAATTATGGCACAATCGTTTATGTGGTTTGGGTCCTCATTTGAATTACAAACCACTGTGCGCTAGGGCTTCACGGTGCATCAtttcgttctctcgctctctcgcttaTTGCTTGAGATTGcggcaacaacatcaacatcgcGGAGCATGCACAACTCATCCGGTGGTGGACCCGGCCGGTGAGAAGCAATGGCATGGTGGTGGGGGGTGCTGTGTGGCGGTCTAATACCCTTCGGCCGTTTCCAAGAGAGCCGACCACAaatttctcgctctctccttcCCTCACAGGGCCTCTTTCGCTCTCTACGCGAAGGTTGTTTCGCGATCGT
Coding sequences within it:
- the LOC128268496 gene encoding uncharacterized protein LOC128268496 yields the protein MASINLRAPRTSNATDFLILRLLWSVVKAPKLREEILRWVWIAFAVVLTTKIPSRESESQNLGGNKTIPHSIVDAFKSDAQLWEMYLFWGQLASSVIWFFVVWCKNQHLTVLFVALFKPHWLMTCVCYGIALINHVYSRPAFWFLSGFILLSSFILDLITNLPQIVMTSAVTVTGVVVVWAGYNNKVGLDGIVLLLGLCFTWDSFKIVKTYGRIIAARRERIR